A window of the Caldalkalibacillus salinus genome harbors these coding sequences:
- a CDS encoding YhcN/YlaJ family sporulation lipoprotein, with protein sequence MKKTRFRLLMVLLGIAVLTACNPQSQTQPYQNHPPTSYDQNPQFESETYDGRQSGQMRSRDRDLEGIYSYDQALPHGSRRAPMGGQDGQTNNMGNADRNQQGQQNGQQQQNQAKGQQQGQQDNNNMRAPQSPNQSARAQEIADRLADLATQVDQVNDATAVVVGRYAVVGIDVDAELDRSKVGSIKYSVAEALKADPRGAYAVVTADVDTYYRLQEMGEEIRNGRPLAGVMDELAGIVGRLMPQLPRQVEKPDGGQKQTPAQGNQKQKENQNNNR encoded by the coding sequence ATGAAGAAAACCCGTTTCCGTCTGCTGATGGTTTTACTTGGCATAGCAGTGCTAACCGCTTGTAATCCACAATCTCAAACACAGCCTTATCAAAACCACCCTCCTACATCTTATGATCAAAACCCTCAGTTTGAGAGTGAGACGTATGACGGGAGACAGTCTGGGCAAATGAGATCCCGAGATCGGGACTTAGAAGGCATATATTCTTATGATCAAGCCCTTCCCCACGGCTCTAGAAGAGCACCTATGGGAGGACAAGATGGGCAAACGAACAACATGGGGAACGCTGACCGCAATCAGCAAGGACAGCAAAATGGACAACAACAACAAAATCAAGCGAAGGGGCAACAACAGGGACAACAGGATAATAACAATATGCGTGCGCCGCAATCCCCTAACCAATCGGCTCGTGCCCAAGAAATTGCTGATCGCCTCGCTGACTTAGCCACACAGGTGGATCAAGTTAATGACGCCACAGCTGTTGTCGTTGGACGCTACGCGGTAGTGGGTATTGATGTAGATGCGGAACTTGACCGTTCTAAAGTCGGGTCGATTAAATACTCGGTGGCTGAGGCTCTTAAGGCCGATCCACGAGGCGCTTACGCTGTTGTCACCGCTGATGTGGATACTTATTACAGATTGCAAGAAATGGGTGAGGAAATCCGTAACGGGAGACCTTTAGCAGGTGTGATGGATGAATTAGCAGGGATCGTCGGACGTCTCATGCCGCAGCTACCTAGACAGGTTGAAAAGCCTGATGGAGGTCAAAAACAAACACCAGCACAAGGAAACCAAAAACAAAAAGAAAATCAAAATAACAACAGATAA
- a CDS encoding MBL fold metallo-hydrolase has product MNLWMEPLGPLQTNGYVLSNDQKQGIIIDPGMNPEAMVEHVQDLDIKAILLTHAHFDHIAGLEHVRQQTGAPVYIHNLEQKWLTDPDLNGSSRWSMVTEPVICQPRDQGLEDGQALTIAGIDMKVMHTPGHSPGSVSFYIEQENLVIAGDTLFSGSIGRTDLPGGDHVKLLNSIRAYILTLPEETIVYPGHGPQTTVGQEKAMNPFLNER; this is encoded by the coding sequence ATGAACCTATGGATGGAACCTTTAGGGCCTTTACAAACAAACGGTTATGTACTCTCTAATGATCAAAAACAAGGAATCATTATTGACCCTGGGATGAACCCTGAAGCGATGGTAGAGCACGTTCAAGATTTGGATATCAAAGCCATTCTCCTTACGCACGCCCATTTTGATCATATTGCGGGTTTAGAACACGTTCGCCAGCAAACTGGCGCGCCAGTGTATATTCATAATCTTGAACAGAAATGGTTAACAGATCCTGACCTGAATGGGTCCAGTCGGTGGAGTATGGTCACTGAGCCCGTTATCTGCCAGCCAAGAGACCAAGGTCTAGAGGATGGGCAAGCATTGACGATCGCAGGTATCGATATGAAGGTGATGCACACACCTGGACATTCTCCTGGTAGTGTCTCCTTCTACATAGAACAAGAAAATCTCGTCATTGCAGGAGATACGCTATTCTCTGGTTCTATCGGCAGAACGGACTTGCCTGGTGGGGACCATGTCAAACTTTTAAATAGTATTAGAGCGTATATCTTAACGTTACCTGAAGAAACGATCGTCTACCCGGGGCATGGTCCACAGACGACGGTGGGACAAGAAAAAGCAATGAATCCATTCTTGAATGAGCGTTAG
- a CDS encoding PhoH family protein, which produces MKKIYVLDTNVLLQDPRSVLSFEENEVVIPAVVLEEVDSKKRYTDEIGRNARYMSRLLDKYRQKGKLHEGVDLENGGTLRVELNHRSFQRLRDTLIEKTNDNRIIAVALNLKEEQDVKPQGGRPVTLVSKDALVRVKAEVFGLHAEDFLSDQVVQYSKIYPGSQELKTKREVINQLYSDQKIEIKHVAQHERLNPHQFIIFKDEMGSSASAIGRVSADQQSVTLLHQEEHVWGVKPRNAQQKMALELLLNDDIPLVTMTGKAGTGKTLLSLAAGLYKIEDEHRYQKLLVARPVVPMGKDIGFLPGEKEEKLRPWMQPIYDNLEFLFHAKKPGELDRILAGMNRTIQVEALTYIRGRSIPEQFIIIDEAQNLTKHEVKTIITRVGEGSKIVLMGDPEQIDHPYLDESNNGLTYVVEKFKSYAVSGHIKLEKGERSSLAKLAAQIL; this is translated from the coding sequence TTGAAAAAGATCTACGTATTGGACACGAATGTGCTCTTGCAGGACCCTCGGTCAGTTTTGTCATTTGAGGAAAACGAAGTTGTCATTCCAGCAGTTGTACTAGAAGAAGTCGATTCCAAAAAAAGATACACTGATGAAATTGGGCGAAATGCAAGGTATATGTCCCGTTTGCTTGATAAATATAGGCAAAAGGGTAAACTACATGAAGGAGTAGATCTTGAAAACGGAGGAACACTCCGTGTGGAATTAAATCATCGTTCATTTCAAAGGCTACGTGATACCCTCATAGAGAAAACCAATGATAATCGTATCATTGCTGTCGCATTAAACTTGAAAGAAGAACAGGATGTCAAACCGCAAGGGGGCAGGCCTGTAACGCTTGTTAGTAAGGACGCATTAGTACGGGTGAAGGCAGAAGTATTCGGTTTGCACGCCGAGGATTTTTTATCTGATCAGGTGGTGCAATACTCAAAGATTTATCCGGGTAGTCAGGAATTGAAGACAAAAAGAGAGGTCATTAATCAGTTATACTCTGATCAAAAAATAGAAATAAAGCACGTGGCGCAGCATGAGCGCTTGAATCCCCATCAATTTATTATATTTAAAGATGAAATGGGCTCCTCTGCTTCAGCGATTGGGAGAGTGAGTGCAGATCAACAATCTGTTACACTGCTACACCAAGAAGAGCACGTCTGGGGAGTTAAACCGCGAAATGCCCAACAAAAAATGGCCCTAGAATTGTTACTCAATGATGACATCCCTTTAGTGACAATGACTGGTAAAGCAGGTACAGGTAAGACGCTGTTATCCTTAGCGGCTGGATTATATAAGATCGAAGATGAACATCGTTACCAGAAGTTGTTAGTCGCCAGGCCCGTTGTTCCTATGGGCAAAGATATTGGCTTTTTACCTGGGGAAAAAGAAGAAAAATTAAGGCCCTGGATGCAACCCATATACGATAACTTAGAGTTTCTATTTCACGCCAAAAAACCGGGTGAACTTGACCGTATTTTAGCAGGAATGAATCGAACTATTCAGGTCGAAGCGCTGACTTATATAAGAGGCCGTAGCATTCCCGAACAATTTATCATCATTGATGAAGCACAGAATCTGACTAAGCATGAAGTAAAAACGATTATTACAAGAGTAGGTGAAGGGAGTAAGATTGTACTCATGGGCGACCCGGAGCAGATAGATCACCCCTATTTAGATGAGTCTAACAACGGTTTAACCTACGTGGTCGAAAAATTTAAAAGCTATGCCGTCAGTGGTCATATAAAGTTAGAAAAAGGTGAACGCTCTTCCCTCGCTAAACTTGCTGCACAAATTTTATAA
- a CDS encoding DUF2626 family protein: MPRMYRVFAFWTAVTAILALVGHMEGMALLFFAQTVIFLALSYMNFSERGYIYIFAGYLVLFFVGFTYYTTFMM, encoded by the coding sequence ATGCCACGTATGTATCGCGTCTTTGCATTTTGGACGGCCGTAACCGCTATATTAGCACTCGTGGGACATATGGAAGGAATGGCCTTATTATTTTTTGCTCAAACCGTTATATTCTTAGCCCTTAGCTATATGAATTTCTCTGAGAGAGGTTATATCTATATTTTCGCTGGTTACCTCGTCTTATTCTTTGTTGGATTTACATATTACACAACGTTTATGATGTGA
- a CDS encoding class I SAM-dependent methyltransferase: MALLNHIVSKIKQRPSQSISFYEYMQDCLYHPVYGYYMREERKIGKQGDFYTSSDVHPVYARVLADIFVQVVQQSRQPVSFVEMGAGKGTFAKQMLDALQAEYPSVYEHTQYVIIEVSGYHRRVQGELLNGHDNRVVWTTLADLSDLTQDRQVFFYSNELVDAFPVHVLEQRPDDRRYERFVGWDEGQQRLTEKWLPLERDDIHHYLDKHGFKLSEGQKIEVCPDMCQWLAEVTEAVEEGMWITVDYGYLTEEYQHPARKDGTLLCYDRHQTDDRPLERPGEKDITAHVHFEVLRDEAIERGWTELAYLPQHQFLLQAGILDQYTEQAGGDPFQNATLRKNRAIRQFVSPEGLGATFKVLILAKGAPAQQSFSFLNAFKFRL; the protein is encoded by the coding sequence ATGGCTTTACTGAACCATATCGTCAGTAAAATAAAACAGCGGCCATCTCAATCCATCTCCTTTTATGAGTACATGCAAGACTGCTTGTACCATCCCGTATACGGTTACTACATGCGTGAGGAACGAAAGATTGGTAAACAAGGCGATTTCTATACTTCAAGCGATGTTCATCCAGTGTATGCACGCGTCTTAGCCGATATTTTTGTACAAGTGGTGCAACAATCTCGTCAGCCTGTATCCTTTGTAGAAATGGGAGCGGGCAAGGGCACGTTCGCTAAACAGATGTTAGATGCCTTACAAGCTGAGTATCCATCCGTATATGAACACACACAGTATGTGATTATTGAAGTAAGCGGATACCATCGACGTGTCCAGGGTGAGTTACTTAACGGACATGATAACAGGGTGGTGTGGACCACGCTCGCCGACCTCAGCGACCTGACCCAGGACAGACAGGTTTTCTTTTACAGTAATGAACTCGTTGATGCCTTTCCCGTTCATGTGCTTGAACAACGTCCTGATGACAGAAGATATGAACGCTTCGTTGGCTGGGATGAAGGTCAACAACGATTGACGGAAAAATGGCTACCGTTAGAAAGGGATGATATACATCACTATCTTGATAAGCATGGCTTCAAATTATCAGAGGGACAAAAAATTGAAGTGTGTCCCGATATGTGCCAATGGCTAGCTGAAGTAACAGAGGCTGTGGAAGAAGGCATGTGGATAACGGTGGATTACGGTTATTTAACAGAAGAGTATCAGCACCCAGCAAGAAAAGACGGTACCTTATTGTGCTACGATCGTCATCAGACGGACGATCGACCTTTGGAAAGACCGGGAGAGAAGGATATAACCGCTCATGTTCACTTCGAAGTATTAAGGGATGAGGCGATAGAGCGGGGCTGGACTGAGTTAGCGTATCTCCCTCAGCATCAGTTCTTATTGCAAGCGGGAATCCTAGACCAGTACACAGAACAAGCGGGTGGGGACCCTTTTCAGAATGCGACTTTACGCAAGAATCGAGCCATCAGACAATTTGTGTCTCCAGAAGGCTTAGGGGCGACCTTCAAAGTGCTCATATTAGCAAAGGGTGCACCTGCTCAGCAAAGTTTTTCGTTTCTCAATGCGTTTAAATTTAGGCTATAG
- a CDS encoding YqhG family protein — MNQSEMYTYIERFFRETGCTILEQDPTYIRAQLTVDVDKEITNRPYYWMFVEKTGAEPQPQQLTFVLDDENVPDHVRGELIKFGCWRLHQIFQSAKKNGSFIRLYEVVDQSRRTQGLIPWLFINYRISFISDQKKDIYYPLGFNLFNGEMMTQFDKAIEHYALSPKIPDYHFTLRPIFSLNSAIQRIEDHINDFLESQDTTWAEEANKRLDEERGLITSFFENASEETRATLDTRLEEVEYYRPRIEVNPINVGYIYLQTHPITMFREN; from the coding sequence ATGAATCAATCAGAGATGTACACTTATATCGAGCGCTTTTTCCGTGAAACAGGATGTACGATTCTAGAACAGGACCCGACTTATATCCGGGCACAGCTTACGGTGGATGTAGACAAAGAAATTACCAACCGTCCTTATTATTGGATGTTTGTAGAGAAAACGGGCGCCGAACCTCAACCACAGCAACTGACCTTCGTACTAGACGATGAAAATGTACCCGATCACGTGCGCGGTGAACTGATTAAGTTCGGTTGCTGGCGTCTACACCAAATCTTTCAATCAGCGAAGAAGAACGGTAGCTTCATTCGCTTGTACGAAGTTGTTGATCAATCGAGGCGTACACAAGGGCTGATTCCCTGGTTGTTCATCAATTATCGCATTTCCTTTATCAGCGACCAAAAAAAAGATATTTATTATCCCTTAGGTTTTAATTTATTTAACGGAGAAATGATGACTCAGTTTGACAAAGCAATAGAACATTACGCGTTATCTCCAAAGATTCCTGATTATCATTTCACGCTACGGCCCATCTTCTCCTTAAACTCTGCTATTCAACGCATTGAAGACCATATTAACGACTTTTTAGAGAGCCAGGATACGACATGGGCCGAAGAAGCGAATAAGCGTCTTGATGAAGAGCGTGGGCTGATTACTTCTTTCTTTGAAAATGCTAGTGAAGAGACACGCGCGACTCTAGATACGAGATTAGAGGAGGTAGAATATTACCGTCCACGGATAGAAGTGAACCCGATAAATGTCGGCTACATCTACCTCCAAACCCACCCAATAACGATGTTTCGAGAAAACTAG
- a CDS encoding YqzE family protein: MSFQDLVKFMTQEFVQYMDTPRDERLRQKSKNKQKNWSQQWFGVIPTAISMLFKRH; the protein is encoded by the coding sequence ATGTCTTTTCAAGACCTGGTCAAATTTATGACCCAGGAGTTCGTTCAATACATGGATACACCAAGAGACGAGCGACTGAGGCAGAAGTCAAAAAACAAACAAAAAAACTGGAGTCAACAGTGGTTTGGGGTTATCCCAACCGCTATCAGTATGTTATTTAAACGTCATTAA
- a CDS encoding pyridoxamine 5'-phosphate oxidase family protein, with protein MAQTVETQLTEELHALLQKERFVTLATVDKETGAPNVSAISWVYAPDRQVVRFAVDNRSRIIENIAKNSSVVLNVIGAGSCYAIAGKANVAVEKLDDVPLKLARVDIDVTEVRDVMFYGSKISVEPEYEKTYDEEAAAKLDRQVLEALKA; from the coding sequence ATGGCACAGACAGTTGAAACACAACTTACGGAGGAATTACATGCTTTATTACAAAAAGAGCGCTTTGTCACTTTAGCGACCGTGGACAAAGAAACTGGTGCACCTAATGTCAGCGCAATCTCTTGGGTTTATGCTCCTGATCGTCAAGTCGTGCGCTTTGCGGTAGACAATCGTTCCCGTATCATCGAAAATATCGCAAAGAATAGTAGTGTCGTTCTTAATGTCATTGGTGCAGGCTCTTGCTACGCTATAGCGGGCAAAGCGAATGTAGCCGTTGAGAAATTGGATGATGTGCCATTAAAGTTAGCAAGAGTAGACATTGATGTGACCGAAGTGCGTGATGTCATGTTTTACGGTTCAAAAATTTCCGTTGAACCAGAATATGAGAAAACGTATGATGAAGAAGCAGCCGCTAAACTGGATCGACAGGTGCTTGAAGCTCTTAAGGCTTAA